One window from the genome of Gadus macrocephalus chromosome 7, ASM3116895v1 encodes:
- the LOC132461171 gene encoding uncharacterized protein LOC132461171 encodes MIASIDLIHPTVCKHGSLMQPVRLGDSYGCQVCRKFCDYPAMVAHVQTHDKAAISHNGYKIYRCQHNCANTRSPHYHCVCSTITGKKTSCIKHLQTCPGMRTPPPSQGLSTPSPMPATHPPPPSQGLSTPSPMPATHPPPPSQGLSPPSPMPATHPPPPSKIKRVPRTTCCFCNLVLNKKNIKLHIRRRHSSRAPDINQERHLASVCVDHLKGIFVVRRSFTGPANPVHVQRCTWGVEHHVVCELEECKRALQFAARSGIAGFQCVHLKSVTYCPVSQSNDTVLEENVLNDMVGKKWFSSSTKRTCLERQAVARASSSPLSTVVQMDNDPKIYLSVHEPRTTYFSRLGRVLVCYDPHKNTWHCPCSTPRMPCPHKAIGKWHLNQSHPSLFQGIRVGSDCVLQDGGVYFEEACIVRRACI; translated from the exons ATGATTGCCTCGATTGATTTG ATCCATCCAACTGTCTGCAAACATGGATCTCTGATGCAGCCAGTGCGGTTGGGAGATTCTTACGGGTGCCAAGTTTGCAGAAAATTTTGCGATTACCCAGCCATGGTTGCACATGTTCAAACACATGACAAAGCAGCCATATCTCACAATG GCTACAAAATCTATAGGTGCCAACACAACTGTGCCAACACAAGATCTCCACACTACCACTGTGTGTGCTCAACCATTACTGGCAAAAAAACTTCATGCATAAAGCACCTGCAGACCTGCCCTGGCATGAGGacaccacctccatctcaaGGCCTCAGCACGCCGAGCCCAATGCCAGCCACGCACCCGCCACCTCCATCTCAAGGCCTCAGCACGCCAAGCCCAATGCCAGCCACACACCCGCCACCTCCATCTCAAGGCCTCAGCCCGCCGAGCCCAATGCCAGCCACGCACCCGCCACCTCCATCCAAAATAAAACGTGTGCCGAGGACCACTTGTTGCTTTTGCAACTTAGTTCTGAACAAGAAGAACATCAAACTGCACATAAGAAGGCGGCACTCCTCTAGGGCACCTGACATAAATCAGGAAAGGCAtcttgcctctgtgtgtgtggaccaccTGAAAGGAATTTTTGTGGTAAGGAGAAGCTTCACTGGACCAGCGAACCCAGTCCATGTACAAAGATGCACATGGGGAGTGGAGCATCATGTGGTCTGTGAATTGGAGGAGTGCAAAAGGGCGTTGCAGTTTGCAGCGAGAAGTGGGATTGCAGGTTTCCAGTGCGTCCATTTAAAATCTGTCACGTACTGCCCAGTGTCACAGTCCAACGACACGGTTCTGGAGGAAAATGTGCTAAATGACATGGTGGGGAAAAAATGGTTTTCCTCCAGCACGAAGAGAACCTGTCTGGAGAGACAAGCTGTAGCTCGTGCTTCCTCATCCCCTCTGAGCACAGTTGTGCAAATGGACAATGACCCTAAAATATACCTGTCCGTCCATGAGCCGAGAACAACTTACTTCTCCAGGTTGGGCAGAGTCTTGGTATGCTATGACCCACATAAAAACACGTGGCACTGCCCATGTTCCACACCCAGGATGCCATGCCCGCACAAGGCAATTGGTAAGTGGCACTTAAACCAAAGTCATCCAAGCCTTTTCCAGGGAATTcgagtagggtccgactgcgtcctgcaagacgggggCGTGTATTTTGAGGAGGCGTGTATTGTAAGGAGGGCGTGTATTtag